In Candidatus Atribacteria bacterium, the genomic window CGAGATTGAGAAGGGACTAGAGGAACCAATAATGAAAGTTGGCAATTTAGAAGCGAAGAGAGATTTTACAGATGTGAGGGATATGGTAATAGCGTACTGGCTTGCAATGCAGAAGGGTAAAACAGGAGAGGTGTATAATATTTGTTCCGGAAGAACTGTTCAGATTAAGGAATTATTAAATAATCTTTTAAAGTTATCTTCAAAAAAAATAAATATAATAAGAGATTCAAAGAGAATGAGGCCTTCTGATAATCCCGTTTTGCAAGGAGATTGCTCAAAATTTAGAAAAAGTACCGGCTGGAAACCAGAGATACTTTTTGATAAAACATTAAAAGATATATTGGAATATTGGAGAAAAATATTATAGTAAAACAATTTTAAAATTGGAGTAATGTTTGAATGAAGAGAATTGTAATAACTGGGATTAATGGGATTATTGGGTCTGAATTAAAAAAGAGATTTATTGATAAGGGTTATTATGTTATTGGAATTGATAGGATAGAACCAAAAGAAAAAGAAGAAAATAGCGGGCATTTTGAGTATGTAAAGTTAGATATTACTGATAAAGATAAAGTGGCTCAATTTTTTCCAGATTTACATTTTGATTATTTAATACATTGTGCGGCATTGGTGCATAAAAATTCTCTAGATTTATCTTTTGATAATTTTATGAAGATTAATTTTGAAGGGACTAAAAATATTTTTGATGCTGTAGTTGAGAATAAAATTAAATCAGGAGTTGAGGGAACGATATTTTTTAGTACCATAGAAGTCTATGGTGGCGAGGGAAGAGATGAGGTTTTATCTGAGAGCGATGAATGTCGACCGATTACTTATTATGGAAAGAGCAAGTTAGCCGCTGAGGAGTATTTAATAAAATTGAATAAAGAAAGTAAATTACCAATTATTATTTTACGACTTGCTCCGGTTTATAGTAAAGATTTTTTAAGAAATGTGAAGAGAAGAGTATTAGTAGCGGCGAAAAGGTTTTTCTATAGAGTAGGGGATGGGGAGCAGAAAATATCTGTATGTTCAAGAAATAATTTAATTGATGTTGTAGAGATGTGCGTTGAGGGCAAAGTTTCTTTTGGGGATGTTTTTAATATAGCAGATAATCAGGTTTATAGTTTTAATGATTTATTGAATTATTTCAGAGAGTTAGGAGAAAATCATATTACTATAAAAGTTCCAAAATATATAGTACGATTTGGGGTAAAATTGGTTAGTTTAGTATTTCCGGGGAGAAAAGAAAGATTACTTTCAATTTATTATAAGCTGACTAAAGATAATATTTATTCTATTGAAAAGGCCAAGAAATATTTAAAGTATAATCCAAAATGGAATTTTGAAAATACTATATTTAAAAGATAGAAAGATATTAGAAGATGATAAAAAGAGTATTTGATTTATTTTTTTCTATAATTTTATTGATTATTTTAGCTCCTCTGTTTGTAGTGATTGGGGTTTTAATAAAAATAGATTCTCCGGGGCCTGTTTTTTTTAAGCAGAAGAGAGTGGGAAAAGATAATAAAGATTTTATAGTGTATAAGTTCAGGAGCATGAGTGCGGGAACACCGGATGGTGCGAAAGAGGATTTAGGAGAAGAAAATTCGTATGTTACCAGAGTAGGGAGAGTAATAAGGCAGTTTACTATAGATGAGTTGCCCAATTTATTTAATGTGGTAAGAGGAGAAATGAGTTTAGTTGGGCCACGCCCTCCACATTACATGCAATATGATTTAATTAAAATGAGAACCGAGGCAGGGATTCATAAGGTTAAACCAGGCATTGCCGGTTATGCACAGATAATGAAGACGGGTGGAGAGGATTTAGCGGCAAAAGTGAAGTGTGATAAATATTATGTGGAGCATATGAGTTTGTGGTTAGATATTAAGATTATTATTAAGACTGCGATTATGCGGTTTAGTTCGAAGGAGACGTTTTAAAAAGGAGAAAAGGGGACAGGCTACTTTTATTAAAAAGTAGCCTGTCCCCGATCTTCGCCGAAATGATTATCTGCATGAAGAATATCAAGATCATAATAAGTCGAAATTCAGGTGGCAATTTCCTAATCTATTTTTTAACTTTTCCAAATGTCTTTTTCTAATAAATTCTTTCAGGGAAAGATTACTTTAATAATGGGCATTTTTTTTGGCTTACAGTTTTTATCATTTATCATTGAGATGGGGGTTAAGGATATTAAAAAAGAAGAGATATTCAGAGATTCAAAAAATTGGTATTTAGATAAAGTTGGCTATGTATCCCCGCAGTTAATAGATTTTGTACTGCGTTATGCAGGAAAGAAAATATTAGATATTGGATGTGCAACCGGCGAATATTGCAGAAAATTAATGAGATTAGGTTATGATTGTTTGGGTATTGATATAAACCCGCTCTATATTGCCCTGCAAAAAGGAAAGGGGATAAAGGCACAGGTGATGGATGCCGCATCTCTAAAATTTTCAAATAATTCTTTTGATACCGCTTTATTATTTGAAGTTTTAGAACATGTGAATGATCCGGAGGTACTACTAAGGGAGGCAAAGAGAGTTGCAAGCAAGAATATTCTAATTACCGTTCCAAATTGCAGTGATTTCTTTAAATTACAAAAGATGGGTTTGACTTATGGACATATGTTAGAACAAGACCACGTCAATTTTTTTACAAAAAAAGAATTGGAAGATTTACTTTCCAAATATTTTAAGAAATTCAAAGTAGAAGAGAAGGAGCCAATAAATTTATTATTTTTGCCACAACGTTTAAGAAAACCAATTTCATTTCTCTATAAATTGATCATTGCCGAGCCGACCACCTATTTTAGATTATATGCAGTAGCAGAGGTAGAATAAATGATCTCAGTTATTTGTGTATATAATGATAAAAATATTTTAGAGGATTGCTTACTGGGAAGCATAAAAAAACAAAGGACTAAACCCGAGCTTATTTTGTTGGATAATAGAGAAGGACAGTTCAAATCTGCGGCAGAGGCATTAAATTACGGAGGAAAGCGAGCAAAAGGAAAATATTTAATGTTTGTCCATCAAGATATGATTTTAAGTTCTTATCTCTGGTTGGAGAAAGTTGAAGAAATGTTAGATGCTTTATCTAATTTTGGCATTGTAGGAGTGGCCGGGAAATATAAAGATACTAAGGCGGTTATCACCAATATAGAACATGGAATTCCCAAAAAAGCAGCCGGAGAAATTCATCTTAAAGAACCCCATAAAGTGCAGACAGTAGATGAGTGTTTGATCATCATTCCCAAAACAGTATTTACTATTCTTCAGTTTGACGAAAAAGTATGCAGCGACTGGCATTTATATGGTGTGGATTACTGTTTAAGCGTGGAAAGGCTTGGTTTTGATACTTATGTGATACCTATATTAGCTTACCATAAATCCCTGGGATATTCCATGTCCGAAAAATACTTTATCACTCTTAAAAAAATATTCAAAAAACATAAAAATTATTATAAGATAATTTATACAACGATGGGGAATTGGAGTACCAGGTATCCTGTGAGCTTAAATAGGATTTATCTCTGGTCAAGAAGAAGGGTGGGAAGACTACTAAGAAAAACGATTAGAAAGGTTGAATGAAAAATATGGCTCAGATGATAAAAGTTGCTGCCTTTACTGCTGGAAAATATGATCCTTCTGCTCGATTTCGGGTGCGCCAGTTAATCCTGCCTTTATTACAAAAGGGCATCATGATGAATGAATTTATTCCGGCTATTTCCAAATACCCTCCTTCACAAAGATGGCTTCGGCCATTATGGTTTATCGGTGCCCTCACCACACGGTTCCCTGGCGTAATAGCTGCCTATGGATATGATATTGTCTTTCTACAGCGCGAATTGATCTCCACTTTAGTAACCCTTGAACCTGTGATTAAACATCCGCGGGTATTAGACGTTGATGATGCCATTTTTCTACATCGAGGTGGGAAATTTGCTGAACATTTAGCTCAAATAGTAGAGCTGATTATTTGTGGTAATGATTTCATTGCCGATCGATTTTCTAAATGGAATAAAAACATAGCGATTATTCCTACAGTGATAGACAGTTATCGCTATGTACCACCAAAAGAGCAGAACGCCTCAAATAGTGATCAGGTTATTGGATGGATAGGTACCAGTCGGAATTTTAATTATTTATATAAGATCGAAACTGCCCTTGAAAGAGTTATAAAAGCACGACCAAAAGTAATTTTAAAAATTATCTCAGACCGAAGACCCAAGTTCAAGGGTAAGTTAGAGGGGAAATTTAAATATGTTAAATGGTCACCAAAAACAGAAGTAACCGATATTCAGAGTATCACTATCGGTATCATGCCCTTGGATGATACCGATTGGGAAAAAGGTAAATGCAGTTTTAAAATGCTTCAATATATGTCCTGTAATATTCCGGTGGTTGTATCCCCTATTGGTATGAATGCACAGATACTTAATGAAAGCGAAGTAGGCTTTGGCGTTAATACTCCAAAAGAATGGGCTGATGCCCTGGTGTGTTTAGTAGATTCTTTCGGAGAACGAAAAAGAATGGGTTCCAATGGTCGAAAATTGGTGGAAACAAAATATAGCATAGACGCTATTATAGAAAAATTATCTTCTTATTTAAAAAGTGTTGTTAGCGTTTAAAGAAAAAAACAAGACCCACCACTTTTATAGATGGGAATACCGTAAAGTTATATGATATAATATTTCTAAATAGTTTTTGACTGAAGTGCAGAAAGATATGAAAGATATGAAATTTATTTTATGAGATAACCTATTCAGTTTAAAAGGGGACATTATTTATGAAAATTTGTATTATAGGTACAGGTTATGTAGGCCTGGTCACCGGAACATGCCTTTCTGATTTTGGATTGGAAGTAATTTGTGTAGATAAAGATAGTGAGAAAATTCATGATCTTAATTCCGGTAAAATCCCTATCTATGAGCCCAATTTAGAAGCTTTAATTAAGAAAAATGTAATAACCCATAGACTTAGTTTTACCACGGACCTGGAAAAAGCTATTATGCAGTCAAAGGCAATATTTATTGCAGTAGGAACTCCACCTAATCATGACGGTTCGGCAAATTTAGAGCAGATAGAAGAGGTGGCGAAGGAGGTCGCCGGATATATCAATGAATATAAAGTTATTGTCAATAAAAGCACCGTTCCGGTTGGTACTGCCCACAGAATTAAAGAGATAATTAAGGAATATCAAACCCTGTCTCATCCTTTTTCTTTTGATGTCGTCTCCAACCCCGAATTCCTCCGTGAGGGTTCTGCCGTTTATGACTTCACGCATCCTGATAAAATAGTGATCGGTACCGAAAGCGATAAGGCTTTAAAAATAATGCAGGAAATCTACCGTCCTCTCTATTTAATTGATACCCCCTTTGTGATTACCAATCCGGAAACCGCGGAGTTAATCAAATATGCCTGTAATGCCTTCTTGGCTACCAAAGTTACCTTTATCAATGAGATTGCCAATCTTTGTGAAAAGGTAGGGGCGGATGTGCATCAGATAGCCAAAGCTATGGGATTAGATGGAAGAATCAGTCCCAAATTCTTACATCCGGGACCCGGTTATGGTGGATCGTGTTTTCCCAAGGATACCAAAGCTTTATATAATTTTGCAGTAAGTAATGAATATCAGTTCAAGATCCTGGAAGGAGTAATTTCTGCTAATGAAAGGCAGAGAGAGTTAATGGTAAAGAAAATAAGTCGGTTGGTGGGGGATTTAAAAGGAAAGATAATCGCTATCTTGGGACTTGCCTTTAAGCAGGATACCGATGATATTCGAGAATCTGCCTCTATTGATATCATCAAAATATTACTTAAAGAAGGTGCCAGGATTAAATGCTTTGACCCTCTGGCAATGGAAAATACAAAAAAAATTCTCCCGAATTTAAACTATTGCCAGGACGAATACGAAACTGCCAAGGATAGTCATGTCTTGGTGATCGCGACAGAAGCGAATCAATTCCGAAACTTAAATTTATCTAAAATAAAAACACTACTCAAATCACCCATTTTGCTTGATATGAGGAACTTATATGAACCAGAAAAAGTTAAAAAGTTAGGGTTTATTTATGAAGGAGTAGGGAGGAAATAAAGGAGTAAAATATGAGAGGTATTATCTTAGCCGGAGGCTCTGGAAGCCGGCTCAATCCTTTAACTAAAGTAGTCAGTAAGCAATTAATTCCGATCTATGATAAACCGATGATCTATTATCCCTTATCTACATTGATGTTAGCCGGA contains:
- a CDS encoding NAD(P)-dependent oxidoreductase, with the translated sequence MKRIVITGINGIIGSELKKRFIDKGYYVIGIDRIEPKEKEENSGHFEYVKLDITDKDKVAQFFPDLHFDYLIHCAALVHKNSLDLSFDNFMKINFEGTKNIFDAVVENKIKSGVEGTIFFSTIEVYGGEGRDEVLSESDECRPITYYGKSKLAAEEYLIKLNKESKLPIIILRLAPVYSKDFLRNVKRRVLVAAKRFFYRVGDGEQKISVCSRNNLIDVVEMCVEGKVSFGDVFNIADNQVYSFNDLLNYFRELGENHITIKVPKYIVRFGVKLVSLVFPGRKERLLSIYYKLTKDNIYSIEKAKKYLKYNPKWNFENTIFKR
- a CDS encoding sugar transferase → MKRVFDLFFSIILLIILAPLFVVIGVLIKIDSPGPVFFKQKRVGKDNKDFIVYKFRSMSAGTPDGAKEDLGEENSYVTRVGRVIRQFTIDELPNLFNVVRGEMSLVGPRPPHYMQYDLIKMRTEAGIHKVKPGIAGYAQIMKTGGEDLAAKVKCDKYYVEHMSLWLDIKIIIKTAIMRFSSKETF
- a CDS encoding class I SAM-dependent methyltransferase, whose product is MSFSNKFFQGKITLIMGIFFGLQFLSFIIEMGVKDIKKEEIFRDSKNWYLDKVGYVSPQLIDFVLRYAGKKILDIGCATGEYCRKLMRLGYDCLGIDINPLYIALQKGKGIKAQVMDAASLKFSNNSFDTALLFEVLEHVNDPEVLLREAKRVASKNILITVPNCSDFFKLQKMGLTYGHMLEQDHVNFFTKKELEDLLSKYFKKFKVEEKEPINLLFLPQRLRKPISFLYKLIIAEPTTYFRLYAVAEVE
- a CDS encoding family 2 glycosyl transferase; the protein is MISVICVYNDKNILEDCLLGSIKKQRTKPELILLDNREGQFKSAAEALNYGGKRAKGKYLMFVHQDMILSSYLWLEKVEEMLDALSNFGIVGVAGKYKDTKAVITNIEHGIPKKAAGEIHLKEPHKVQTVDECLIIIPKTVFTILQFDEKVCSDWHLYGVDYCLSVERLGFDTYVIPILAYHKSLGYSMSEKYFITLKKIFKKHKNYYKIIYTTMGNWSTRYPVSLNRIYLWSRRRVGRLLRKTIRKVE
- a CDS encoding glycosyltransferase; this encodes MAQMIKVAAFTAGKYDPSARFRVRQLILPLLQKGIMMNEFIPAISKYPPSQRWLRPLWFIGALTTRFPGVIAAYGYDIVFLQRELISTLVTLEPVIKHPRVLDVDDAIFLHRGGKFAEHLAQIVELIICGNDFIADRFSKWNKNIAIIPTVIDSYRYVPPKEQNASNSDQVIGWIGTSRNFNYLYKIETALERVIKARPKVILKIISDRRPKFKGKLEGKFKYVKWSPKTEVTDIQSITIGIMPLDDTDWEKGKCSFKMLQYMSCNIPVVVSPIGMNAQILNESEVGFGVNTPKEWADALVCLVDSFGERKRMGSNGRKLVETKYSIDAIIEKLSSYLKSVVSV
- a CDS encoding UDP-glucose/GDP-mannose dehydrogenase family protein, translating into MKICIIGTGYVGLVTGTCLSDFGLEVICVDKDSEKIHDLNSGKIPIYEPNLEALIKKNVITHRLSFTTDLEKAIMQSKAIFIAVGTPPNHDGSANLEQIEEVAKEVAGYINEYKVIVNKSTVPVGTAHRIKEIIKEYQTLSHPFSFDVVSNPEFLREGSAVYDFTHPDKIVIGTESDKALKIMQEIYRPLYLIDTPFVITNPETAELIKYACNAFLATKVTFINEIANLCEKVGADVHQIAKAMGLDGRISPKFLHPGPGYGGSCFPKDTKALYNFAVSNEYQFKILEGVISANERQRELMVKKISRLVGDLKGKIIAILGLAFKQDTDDIRESASIDIIKILLKEGARIKCFDPLAMENTKKILPNLNYCQDEYETAKDSHVLVIATEANQFRNLNLSKIKTLLKSPILLDMRNLYEPEKVKKLGFIYEGVGRK